A window of the Chanodichthys erythropterus isolate Z2021 chromosome 21, ASM2448905v1, whole genome shotgun sequence genome harbors these coding sequences:
- the tmem182b gene encoding transmembrane protein 182, whose translation MRLAVLQFLAGFFGAVSSMFLLGSLGSDYWLFAFESCDHAAFFRVTEDISQTQPDSSIQAENPLLFYHEGLFWRCSYSSANEEQDSMLAFWITNQPSQKVCMPAYLSHAPISGLPNSVLTSDSVTVQRAFWCVIFVLGVLSVMIGGFVTICATPGTSHRLYEAGGALFITGGVLIMSVVLLFAVWVQVSDSLERYGLQRRHLVCPRLQLSVHYGPSFMLAPTAAFLCLLTGLLLLLIPSVSRASARDTENQPLSLREECV comes from the exons ATGCGTCTTGCAGTTTTACAGTTCCTGGCTGGATTTTTCGGAGCTGTAAGCTCAATGTTCCTCCTGGGATCTCTTGGGTCTGATTACTGGCTTTTTGCATTTGAATCTTGTGATCATGCTGCTTTTTTCAGAGTCACAGAG gaTATCTCTCAAACACAGCCAGACAGTAGCATTCAGGCTGAAAATCCCCTACTATTCTACCATGAGGGCCTCTTCTGGAGATGTTCTTATAGCAGTGCAAATGAAGAGCAGGACAGCATGTTGGCTTTCTGGATCA CCAATCAGCCATCCCAGAAGGTTTGCATGCCAGCCTACTTGTCCCACGCTCCCATCTCAGGACTTCCCAACAGCGTTCTAACGTCCGACTCTGTCACAG TGCAAAGGGCCTTTTGGTGTGTAATATTTGTGCTGGGAGTCCTCTCTGTGATGATCGGGGGGTTTGTCACAATCTGTGCAACCCCTGGGACCAGCCATCGCCTTTATGAGGCTGGAGGGGCTCTCTTTATAACCGGGG GTGTCTTAATCATGTCTGTAGTGCTGTTGTTTGCTGTGTGGGTGCAAGTCTCGGACTCTTTAGAGCGGTACGGCCTGCAGCGCAGACACTTAGTGTGTCCCCGTCTGCAGCTTAGTGTGCACTATGGTCCGTCTTTTATGCTGGCTCCCACTGCTGCCTTCCTTTGCCTGCTCACTGGCCTACTTCTCCTGCTCATTCCATCAGTCAGCAGAGCATCGGCCAGGGACACAGAGAACCAGCCATTATCACTGCGAGAAGAATGTGTGTAG